From the Triticum urartu cultivar G1812 chromosome 4, Tu2.1, whole genome shotgun sequence genome, the window GGTTGTCACTTCTGCTCTTGTATTTGTATAGTATACTGTCATTAATATATTTGGATTCATTCAGTATCAGGCAAGACAGGGGTAGTTGGTTTTTGGAGTTGGATCAACTCTTTTGTTCTACTATTAGACATGGACAGTTGAACTTGTAATTCTTGATTGCCCTTCTGTTATATCAAAGAAATAGGTGTTCTGTCATACTCTGTTCCATTTCCATCATTTCAGTCGTAAGAGCTTGCCAATATCTTTATGATCGtccttttcttttcatttttaTAAAGAAAAAATTCAGTAGTGCAGCTGGTACAATAACAGTTGGTGAGGAAATAAATGATAGTGCAAGCTAGTTGCGAGGATGGGCACTTTATTGTTCTTTATACTCAATTAATATGTGAACAGTGGATATTGACATTATTGATGCCAAAATGACCTTGTCCCCTTGCACTTTCAGGCCTATTATTTTCCTCGGGAATTGGATTTGGATACACTCTTCAACAATTATTGTCAGAGGTGTGAACATCGAACTTCTCGATATCTTCTTTTGGGAGGTAATGCTACCCTGCTACTCATGTGACGGCGTTTTATCTAGGTTGTGCTTAAGACTTTTTTTTCTTTAATCTTTCAGTTTGGCTTCAAACACTTCAACCTTGTAGGAAGAATTTCCATTTGCCTTGTTATGGTACTGTTTGCCcccaacaacagcagcagcataTCAATTGTCAGGCTATAAATTCTTTTGAAAGTTAATAACTAGGATGAGGTGGAACATGTTTTTTGCATACAAAAAAGTTCGATGCCAGTAAGCGGTTGGGATCAACTCGCACACATGCTATTCAGATGACCATAACTGTAATTTAAGATGATGCATACTTCCTTACTCTAGAGCGTGCAGTGTTCACAGATAAGATTAGGTATCTCAAATTTGTGTGGTTATTTAAGTGATTGGATTTGGTACAGTTCTGTGATGCTAACTTTTTTTTAGAATTacctttttttctatttttttgttgACTCTTTGGATGTGGTTATGCAAGTTCTGATTAATAACACATGCTCTTTATTACAGCAGTCTAGATATTCTCCAATTCAAAAGGAATAACACTCAGCTGAGACAAGCGCTATCTCAGCTACCGGGAGGCCTCGATGTCCAAAGTTTTGGAAAGTAGAAATTCATTTGGTACCACCACTCCTACGAGCTCAGCTTCAGCTTCATATTCTTCAAAAAAGAACGAGAAGACGGTATCACGCTACCTAAGACCTTCTACAGGCTCATGCCATGATTTATGCAAGCATGGACACAGGAATCCTTCTGAAGAAAAGCTTCTGCTTTTAGGagggagaagaaagaaacttccaactcatccAAATAATTTGACACTGCATGGATCAGTTATCTTAGATACACCCAAGGATGTCAGGAACAGAAGAAATGTTTCACTAGTCAAGTCGAGTATATCACTGGGTGAAGCTGATCGTGTTGTTCACAAGATAAAATCAGCAAATTTGAGAGGCACTGAATCATCGGAACACTTGGTCCCACGTATTGCTTTATCAGCTGATCATAAAAATGTGAACTCTGATGGCAGAAAGAAACATCCAATGGTTGCACAGAGGACTTTGGCTAATCCAAGGTATTCCAGCGGAGTACCCAATCTTGATAAAAAAGCAGCAATGCCAGTTAAGGGTTCGAAATTGCCAGAGAAGACACTGCAGGAAAAAGCTAGAACTGTGGAGAAGGACACGACTGTCAAGCAACCGTTAGTTAAGAAACCAGCTTCACTTCCTACTAAACTCAACTCGATTAAGAAAGTTCCTGTGTCATCTCAGGCTTCTAATAATCTTGTATCTTCAAAAGATAAAAGTACTCTGAAAGGAAAGCTTCCTTCTTCACCAGCAATTATTACTGGCAAGCACACAAGCAATACTGGTAAGACTGGAAGAAGTTCGATGAGGTCCAgcaatgcaagtatcaacggcAAGGAACGCTCAGATGTGCCCAGAACACCATTCTCCATTGAAGACGAGTTTATTGCCTCTGTTGAATTACAAGAAGATGATGTGCAAAATTCATGTGTTACAAGCTATAATGTGGAGTCAACAGTAGTGGAGCTGTTTCCAGATGCCACAGAATATGGAGACATTTCTCAAACAGCACCAGAAGAAGAAAGCAGAATAAGTTCAGATGATGACTTGGACATGTCCTCATCATCGTCTGTCCAATCTGACTTGACTCCTGTTGAAACAGACGAAGAGGATGTGCAAGGTTCATCTATTACAGGCCATCTGGTGGAGTCAGCGTTAGCAGAACTATCTTCACATGCCACAGAATATGTAGAAGAATCTCGACCAGCACGAAAAGAAACAAGTAGATTCAGTTTAGAGGATGATGTAGTGGGAAGTAATGAAGTGAGCGAACCATTGGTCTCTGAACTCCCCGTTGCTGTTGAATTGCAGCGATCATTTGATAATCAGGCACTCAAGACTATGCTCAGTAAACCTTACCTAGAGCATATGCAACCGGAGAAGAATTCTGCTGATAATCGAGCTTCAACGGATGAAGACATCCGAGCAGATGCTGCAGCTCTCTGCCAGCTACCTAAACAACTGACAGCTGTGCAAAATGCAGATGTATATGATTCTGTATTAGCTGAAAGTACGCCAGAAGTTGAAGCTGATGGAGTGAAAGTCAATGCTAGTGTGGAGTCTGTAATCACTGAAAGTAGGGAGGACATGGGAGCTCATGAAGACCTTCAAGGGCCTCCGGAGTCTTGCCTTGATTGCACTACAGGAAATGTAGCTGAAAATGTCGAGGCTGCTGAAATTGACGATGTTGAGAATATTAATAGTACATCTCATTGCCAATCAATTTTAGAAGCTTCATCAGATGGTGAACTTACGGAGCAATCAAAGTCTGTGCTAACTGATTCTAATCTACAAAATGATGAGTTAGCAAGTGTCCATAACAATGGCTCCTTTCAACAGGATGAACTGAAATCAATGATTGTTGCTCAACAGTTAGTGGAAGAACTATCAGATGATGAAAATTATGAAGAATATGATTATGAGTTAATTGAATTAGATGAGTTTGATGCAGAAGATGAAGGAGAAGCAATCAACCCAAATGATGACTCTTCAAAGGCTAAAGGCCAAAGGCTGCAAAGGATCTCATCACTTCACCCAGATGATGCTAGTACCACACCTTACAAATTGAAGTTTAAAAGGGGTAAAATTGTAGAACTCACCCCAGACAGTAATGGCCCGAGAAGACTCATATTTAGAAGAAGAGCTGCCAATGAAGTTGCAAATGGTGAAGGTCAGCTAGTGAGAAGGATTTTTAAGAGGAATACCAGAAATAATGGTGTTCCTACTGAGCCTGACTTGGAATCTCCTTCAGTGAAACTGAGGCATCAAGATACACAAGACAAGAAAGATGCGCAGGGGCTATTCAACAATGTAATAGAAGAAACTGCAAGCAAGCTTGTGGAGTCTAGGAAAAGCAAGGTAAAAGCTTTGGTTGGTGCTTTTGAAACAGTGATACTTCTCCAGGACGGCAATCCCACTACACCACAGGCAGGTAACTCACCATATTTAGCTCAAGATGAAGATGAAAAGGCACGGGATGAGCCATTGTAGATTATATATGCACATATTACGGAATCGCCAAATTTTCTCATTAATGTTCTGGAATCTTCTTTCTTTTTCCTCCGAAACTGGATTTAGTGAAGAGTATTTTTGTAtagcttgcgtgttgcatctctTGTGGCGAGAAGTAACATTTGCCCAAAGGTTTGGATTATTACAGTGCATAGCCAAGGGGCTTCATGCAGATAGTGCTTTCAATTATATTTCAATGTAAATCGATTGAGACACCAAGAAAACAAAACCAAGTGTGCTTTTGTTGGCTTGGATTTACGAAGTTCTATAATACAAGAGTGTTGGTTTGAAACTTGTTACAAGCATGCTGCTCTTAATCTTGGGTTTGAATTTGCTATCCTGGTGGGTTTATTTGTATGTTATTGGCCTTGGATGCAGGGGAGCTCCTAAACGTGTGCTGTTGCAATGCTTATTTTCTTACAGTCCCTGCTTCATCTTGAAGATGCATGCACAGATAATTCCATGGTACTTTTCATCATCCACACCCTTCAAACTTTCTTATGTTGATCCTGATACAATGCAATTGCATGTTGGATGCAACTCTACACTCTTATCACTCATCAAACCAAATACATTTTATAATACGATACAGTACATGGCTGTTGTGAGACTTATATCACATTCAAGTCATGCCGTCCATTTCGTTTCAAATTTTGTAGAATGGCAATGTCTCAAAAGCAGCATCCACGGGGAGACTTTcctgttgatcgtatcttcttgGCCTTCTCTCTGATCTTTTTCTCATCCTCGTATTTCCTTTCCCCTGCCATTGACCTTGCTCCTCCAGCGATTTTGTTGATCCTTGTCATTTCCTGATTGTACTCTGCCAGTTGTTTCGCTCTCTTTCTGTCCAACGCAACCTGCAATTTAGCAAATTCTCAGTTCCTTCAGCCCCGTCATTTTAGTAACTAATTGCATCATGAATCATGATAATGATTTGGTTTTGCACAAAAGGATTATTATACCCCCGCAAATAAAATAATTAATAATAACAATGAAAAACACAGTGCCCTATTCTTCTGAAAAAAGAGAAACATGCTGCTCTGCTCTATCAAATTATGCTTTCGAATCAACAAAAACCTCTTTCTGTTCTTTTTGGCGCTTGGCCTTCACCTTCTTCTCAGTCTCCCACTCGGCTATGGTTTCCATCATCTTTTCGTACCTAAATTCGGCGGTTATGTTAGGTGTAGCTGCATCAAATAATTAGCAAAAACTAAAATATTTATACTCACTCCTCCCTGACTCTAGCAAGCCTTTCCTTCTCCCATGCATCAGCCTTGCTTTGTGTGCCGGCAATAGCAGTTACTCCTGCTGCGCCATCGTCGTTCCGCCTAGACTGATATGATGTTGCTGGCCTGACAGCGGTTGGTACCCTCTGAACTGCCTGCTCCTGCTCAAACCTCTTGCTTCCTTTCTTCTCTGGTGATTTTCTGGAGGATCCTGGAGCCTTTTTTGCTCCCACAGAAGAATCATGCATCTTTGGTGGAAGTGGCAATGGCACCTTCTGGTCTGAACCCGTGCCTCCGGGCTTCCTCTGTTCTGGTTTCAGCGGCCTCCTTACCGATACGTTGGCTGAAACGATAACACGATGCGACATTGTTATAAGAGGTTTTGGTACAGTAGAGGTGACAAGGGATTGTGTTAAGTGGGAAATAGATAAGAATACCTGGTCCCTCGTCAGCATCTTCTGCACGCTCTTTGGCACTGAACCATCTTGAGATCTTGCTGCCTCCTGTAGGCTTTCTTATGCTTTCACCTCTCTTGGATGGCAGCTGAACAGGGCTGGCCTTCTgtttctcttcttctgctgcgaTTGCGTATGCCGCTGCGGCAATTGTGGCTGCGAATATAGCGTTGTATTCGTCTCCGCTATCCATTTGCGCTGGAAGGTGGGATGCCAGTCAGATTCTTTGTACctttttttttgtttgtttggttCATCATGATGGATTTGTTTCTTCTAACAAAAATTCAGTTCAGCACGAATTCAATTAGGAAAAACCTATAGCTGGTTTCTGACATGAATATGTTTGAAGAGTAGTTTCCTTGCTCATAGCATCTGAATATCTGACGGTTCCATA encodes:
- the LOC125552514 gene encoding uncharacterized protein LOC125552514 isoform X1; its protein translation is MSKVLESRNSFGTTTPTSSASASYSSKKNEKTVSRYLRPSTGSCHDLCKHGHRNPSEEKLLLLGGRRKKLPTHPNNLTLHGSVILDTPKDVRNRRNVSLVKSSISLGEADRVVHKIKSANLRGTESSEHLVPRIALSADHKNVNSDGRKKHPMVAQRTLANPRYSSGVPNLDKKAAMPVKGSKLPEKTLQEKARTVEKDTTVKQPLVKKPASLPTKLNSIKKVPVSSQASNNLVSSKDKSTLKGKLPSSPAIITGKHTSNTGKTGRSSMRSSNASINGKERSDVPRTPFSIEDEFIASVELQEDDVQNSCVTSYNVESTVVELFPDATEYGDISQTAPEEESRISSDDDLDMSSSSSVQSDLTPVETDEEDVQGSSITGHLVESALAELSSHATEYVEESRPARKETSRFSLEDDVVGSNEVSEPLVSELPVAVELQRSFDNQALKTMLSKPYLEHMQPEKNSADNRASTDEDIRADAAALCQLPKQLTAVQNADVYDSVLAESTPEVEADGVKVNASVESVITESREDMGAHEDLQGPPESCLDCTTGNVAENVEAAEIDDVENINSTSHCQSILEASSDGELTEQSKSVLTDSNLQNDELASVHNNGSFQQDELKSMIVAQQLVEELSDDENYEEYDYELIELDEFDAEDEGEAINPNDDSSKAKGQRLQRISSLHPDDASTTPYKLKFKRGKIVELTPDSNGPRRLIFRRRAANEVANGEGQLVRRIFKRNTRNNGVPTEPDLESPSVKLRHQDTQDKKDAQGLFNNVIEETASKLVESRKSKVKALVGAFETVILLQDGNPTTPQAGELLNVCCCNAYFLTVPASS
- the LOC125552514 gene encoding uncharacterized protein LOC125552514 isoform X2, with amino-acid sequence MSKVLESRNSFGTTTPTSSASASYSSKKNEKTVSRYLRPSTGSCHDLCKHGHRNPSEEKLLLLGGRRKKLPTHPNNLTLHGSVILDTPKDVRNRRNVSLVKSSISLGEADRVVHKIKSANLRGTESSEHLVPRIALSADHKNVNSDGRKKHPMVAQRTLANPRYSSGVPNLDKKAAMPVKGSKLPEKTLQEKARTVEKDTTVKQPLVKKPASLPTKLNSIKKVPVSSQASNNLVSSKDKSTLKGKLPSSPAIITGKHTSNTGKTGRSSMRSSNASINGKERSDVPRTPFSIEDEFIASVELQEDDVQNSCVTSYNVESTVVELFPDATEYGDISQTAPEEESRISSDDDLDMSSSSSVQSDLTPVETDEEDVQGSSITGHLVESALAELSSHATEYVEESRPARKETSRFSLEDDVVGSNEVSEPLVSELPVAVELQRSFDNQALKTMLSKPYLEHMQPEKNSADNRASTDEDIRADAAALCQLPKQLTAVQNADVYDSVLAESTPEVEADGVKVNASVESVITESREDMGAHEDLQGPPESCLDCTTGNVAENVEAAEIDDVENINSTSHCQSILEASSDGELTEQSKSVLTDSNLQNDELASVHNNGSFQQDELKSMIVAQQLVEELSDDENYEEYDYELIELDEFDAEDEGEAINPNDDSSKAKGQRLQRISSLHPDDASTTPYKLKFKRGKIVELTPDSNGPRRLIFRRRAANEVANGEGQLVRRIFKRNTRNNGVPTEPDLESPSVKLRHQDTQDKKDAQGLFNNVIEETASKLVESRKSKVKALVGAFETVILLQDGNPTTPQAGNSPYLAQDEDEKARDEPL
- the LOC125552516 gene encoding remorin 1.4-like isoform X3; translated protein: MDSGDEYNAIFAATIAAAAYAIAAEEEKQKASPVQLPSKRGESIRKPTGGSKISRWFSAKERAEDADEGPANVSVRRPLKPEQRKPGGTGSDQKVPLPLPPKMHDSSVGAKKAPGSSRKSPEKKGSKRFEQEQAVQRVPTAVRPATSYQSRRNDDGAAGVTAIAGTQSKADAWEKERLARVREEYEKMMETIAEWETEKKVKAKRQKEQKEVALDRKRAKQLAEYNQEMTRINKIAGGARSMAGERKYEDEKKIREKAKKIRSTGKSPRGCCF
- the LOC125552516 gene encoding remorin-like isoform X2, producing MDGDLKALRVQFSGVEKRDKGGEASTILPQENSAPGRAQMDSGDEYNAIFAATIAAAAYAIAAEEEKQKASPVQLPSKRGESIRKPTGGSKISRWFSAKERAEDADEGPANVSVRRPLKPEQRKPGGTGSDQKVPLPLPPKMHDSSVGAKKAPGSSRKSPEKKGSKRFEQEQAVQRVPTAVRPATSYQSRRNDDGAAGVTAIAGTQSKADAWEKERLARVREEYEKMMETIAEWETEKKVALDRKRAKQLAEYNQEMTRINKIAGGARSMAGERKYEDEKKIREKAKKIRSTGKSPRGCCF
- the LOC125552516 gene encoding remorin 1.4-like isoform X1, yielding MDGDLKALRVQFSGVEKRDKGGEASTILPQENSAPGRAQMDSGDEYNAIFAATIAAAAYAIAAEEEKQKASPVQLPSKRGESIRKPTGGSKISRWFSAKERAEDADEGPANVSVRRPLKPEQRKPGGTGSDQKVPLPLPPKMHDSSVGAKKAPGSSRKSPEKKGSKRFEQEQAVQRVPTAVRPATSYQSRRNDDGAAGVTAIAGTQSKADAWEKERLARVREEYEKMMETIAEWETEKKVKAKRQKEQKEVALDRKRAKQLAEYNQEMTRINKIAGGARSMAGERKYEDEKKIREKAKKIRSTGKSPRGCCF